From one Rhodamnia argentea isolate NSW1041297 chromosome 1, ASM2092103v1, whole genome shotgun sequence genomic stretch:
- the LOC115729424 gene encoding serine/threonine-protein kinase PBL27 isoform X1 has protein sequence MGGCFPCFRSSKGKEGNGLKEVNKKDSAKEASAAHSHHVSRVSSDKTKSRNGSDPRKEVPVPKDGPTANIAAQTFTFRELAAATKNFRPECLLGEGGFGRVYKGRLESSGQVVAVKQLDRNGLQGNREFLVEVLMLSLLHHPNLVNLIGYCADGDQRLLVYEFMPLGSLEDHLHDLPPDKEPLDWNTRMKIAAGAAKGLEYLHDKANPPVIYRDLKSSNILLDEGFDPKLSDFGLAKLGPVGDKTHVSTRVMGTYGYCAPEYAMTGQLTLKSDVYSFGVVFLELITGRKAIDNSRAPGEHNLVAWARPLFKDRRRFPKMADPLLQGRYPMRGLYQALAVAAMCLQEQAATRPLIGDVVTALAYLASQTYDPSSASAQSNHVGPSTPRTKDDRRGTADGLDSPDGYRGSPSTHRNSPDFRKRDQGRQLTSGAELGRSETGGGSGRKRGLDDPERADSPGSAGRGRETPRNRDLDRERAVAEAKVWGENWRERKRAVAVGSFDSTNE, from the exons ATGGGTGGGTGTTTCCCTTGTTTTCGATCATCCAAGGGCAAGGAAGGGAATGGACTGAAGGAAGTGAACAAGAAGGATTCAGCTAAAGAAGCCTCAGCTGCTCACTCTCATCATGTGAGCAGAGTCAGCTCAG ATAAAACAAAATCTCGAAATGGTTCTGACCCCAGAAAGGAAGTACCAGTGCCAAAAGATGGACCGACAGCTAATATTGCTGCACAAACATTTACCTTTCGAGAGCTTGCTGCtgcaacaaaaaattttagaccAGAATGTCTTCTGGGTGAAGGAGGATTTGGTCGTGTCTATAAAGGCCGACTAGAGAGTTCAGGCCAG GTAGTTGCTGTTAAGCAGCTTGACCGAAATGGCCTTCAAGGAAATAGAGAATTTTTGGTAGAGGTTCTTATGCTCAGCCTATTACACCACCCAAATCTTGTCAACTTGATCGGTTATTGTGCTGATGGGGACCAACGCCTCCTTGTTTATGAGTTTATGCCACTGGGATCGTTGGAGGATCATTTGCACG ATCTTCCTCCGGATAAGGAGCCTCTGGACTGGAACACAAGGATGAAGATAGCAGCTGGAGCAGCCAAGGGCTTGGAGTATTTACACGACAAAGCAAATCCTCCAGTTATATACAGAGACCTAAAATCCTCCAACATCCTTCTTGACGAGGGTTTCGACCCTAAATTATCAGATTTCGGGCTTGCAAAGCTGGGGCCTGTCGGGGACAAAACTCATGTCTCGACGCGTGTTATGGGGACATATGGTTATTGTGCTCCTGAATATGCAATGACTGGCCAACTAACTCTAAAATCTGATGTCTACAGCTTTGGAGTTGTCTTTCTTGAACTCATCACTGGGCGCAAGGCAATTGACAACTCAAGGGCTCCTGGGGAGCATAATCTTGTGGCATGG GCTCGGCCACTCTTCAAAGACCGTAGAAGGTTCCCCAAGATGGCTGACCCTCTACTGCAAGGGCGGTACCCAATGCGTGGACTTTACCAAGCTCTAGCAGTTGCTGCAATGTGCCTACAAGAACAGGCAGCCACGAGGCCTTTGATAGGAGACGTAGTGACAGCTCTTGCATATTTGGCCTCCCAAACTTACGATCCAAGCTCAGCGTCTGCCCAAAGCAATCATGTGGGTCCTTCTACTCCAAGGACTAAAGATGACCGAAGGGGCACAGCTGATGGTTTGGATAGCCCGGATGGGTATCGTGGTTCCCCTTCCACTCATAGGAATTCCCCCGATTTCAGAAAGAGAGACCAAGGCAGGCAATTGACTAGTGGAGCTGAGCTGGGTCGCAGTGAAACTGGCGGTGGGTCTGGGAGGAAGCGGGGTCTAGACGACCCCGAGCGGGCAGACTCCCCTGGGAGTGCTGGCCGAGGGAGAGAGACTCCAAGGAACCGTGACCTCGACAGAGAACGTGCAGTTGCGGAAGCCAAAGTATGGGGGGAGAACTGGAGGGAGAGAAAGCGTGCAGTTGCAGTGGGTAGCTTCGATTCCACAAATGAGTAG
- the LOC115729424 gene encoding serine/threonine-protein kinase PBL27 isoform X2, whose translation MLSLLHHPNLVNLIGYCADGDQRLLVYEFMPLGSLEDHLHDLPPDKEPLDWNTRMKIAAGAAKGLEYLHDKANPPVIYRDLKSSNILLDEGFDPKLSDFGLAKLGPVGDKTHVSTRVMGTYGYCAPEYAMTGQLTLKSDVYSFGVVFLELITGRKAIDNSRAPGEHNLVAWARPLFKDRRRFPKMADPLLQGRYPMRGLYQALAVAAMCLQEQAATRPLIGDVVTALAYLASQTYDPSSASAQSNHVGPSTPRTKDDRRGTADGLDSPDGYRGSPSTHRNSPDFRKRDQGRQLTSGAELGRSETGGGSGRKRGLDDPERADSPGSAGRGRETPRNRDLDRERAVAEAKVWGENWRERKRAVAVGSFDSTNE comes from the exons ATGCTCAGCCTATTACACCACCCAAATCTTGTCAACTTGATCGGTTATTGTGCTGATGGGGACCAACGCCTCCTTGTTTATGAGTTTATGCCACTGGGATCGTTGGAGGATCATTTGCACG ATCTTCCTCCGGATAAGGAGCCTCTGGACTGGAACACAAGGATGAAGATAGCAGCTGGAGCAGCCAAGGGCTTGGAGTATTTACACGACAAAGCAAATCCTCCAGTTATATACAGAGACCTAAAATCCTCCAACATCCTTCTTGACGAGGGTTTCGACCCTAAATTATCAGATTTCGGGCTTGCAAAGCTGGGGCCTGTCGGGGACAAAACTCATGTCTCGACGCGTGTTATGGGGACATATGGTTATTGTGCTCCTGAATATGCAATGACTGGCCAACTAACTCTAAAATCTGATGTCTACAGCTTTGGAGTTGTCTTTCTTGAACTCATCACTGGGCGCAAGGCAATTGACAACTCAAGGGCTCCTGGGGAGCATAATCTTGTGGCATGG GCTCGGCCACTCTTCAAAGACCGTAGAAGGTTCCCCAAGATGGCTGACCCTCTACTGCAAGGGCGGTACCCAATGCGTGGACTTTACCAAGCTCTAGCAGTTGCTGCAATGTGCCTACAAGAACAGGCAGCCACGAGGCCTTTGATAGGAGACGTAGTGACAGCTCTTGCATATTTGGCCTCCCAAACTTACGATCCAAGCTCAGCGTCTGCCCAAAGCAATCATGTGGGTCCTTCTACTCCAAGGACTAAAGATGACCGAAGGGGCACAGCTGATGGTTTGGATAGCCCGGATGGGTATCGTGGTTCCCCTTCCACTCATAGGAATTCCCCCGATTTCAGAAAGAGAGACCAAGGCAGGCAATTGACTAGTGGAGCTGAGCTGGGTCGCAGTGAAACTGGCGGTGGGTCTGGGAGGAAGCGGGGTCTAGACGACCCCGAGCGGGCAGACTCCCCTGGGAGTGCTGGCCGAGGGAGAGAGACTCCAAGGAACCGTGACCTCGACAGAGAACGTGCAGTTGCGGAAGCCAAAGTATGGGGGGAGAACTGGAGGGAGAGAAAGCGTGCAGTTGCAGTGGGTAGCTTCGATTCCACAAATGAGTAG